Proteins encoded by one window of Tubulanus polymorphus chromosome 7, tnTubPoly1.2, whole genome shotgun sequence:
- the LOC141908931 gene encoding cubilin-like isoform X3 encodes MIMVSVPGVCVILLAIVICSSAEEFAADGKCNVTIIKGIGKLTLPTTLKANQTCIWKWNVKTEPFLYINFQAFNLQSSVVLTVYNGHENDSKAVNWTFTGKKEPFMLATASGNTTFVLKTGNFSVKKIDLSISYNNKSCKMGFHGDNKQFAGPIYPVTTKSMLKCSYSVMLNDNTRKLMMFFTKLILKKGSLTIYNSTHLIVEYTEANMSKAADLFAPEGATSLDIKIVLSTSQTQVIEGGFVGVSPECSGEVNAPVTLTSPGYPNKYSNNLDCRWIVHAPKNGDTLLATLEDVDFADVNDRLFFKDGMSISSPYITNFHMNSEKGTLVMSSQTCFWIKFTTDEVYTAKGFKLDIKAKEIGGRMTNPKGFIAVPKQKAVNSSVHFKVGSDGTQTMLKILTAVNCSVTCYDNFLLAEYNKKTLGYKPIISTNEKRPMMVVVTPNNGSKTISFNASYDAQTSVEYVNLNDASGSISREKALNNLTWIIHPKAQGHFMLEFSAVTIPNDGSLTISNLAADQKLTVNKTSAERLMRNKIHMKANKGIRIDLRLKQSPNKEPLSIQATYQLLSGCAVYKSGNDSGNITSPYYPYTYPLNTNCLWSLPSMKTKSLVYLSFTTLETRQKSDEVAIRSQNRTSNVSTAINGFVADMVVNSTQGMQLMFSSSMNLKSNVEYARGFSVMYDTIGCGGEVYDDGKITTPNFPKLVVKPVTCVWIIRVNTTGAKMNPAAAVANISYQIKHSKQSKYSSLEIFDGNNVQHSEKIPVILNDGLVVKNLSTSDTVIVRYRAQKNAAGFAFEMNVGKFVCGAKNMCKNGKCIHPDWMCDGIDQCGDMTDEKDCSGHIIPQPATAAGGVSVMAFVLSMLGIIVLTVALTCMMPTICRKLKLRQYRSFNDLLVPVNT; translated from the exons ATGATTATGGTGTCAGTTCCCGGAGTCTGCGTTATATTACTTGCTA TTGTCATTTGTTCATCAGCTGAAGAATTTGCTGCAGATGGCA AATGCAATGTCACCATCATTAAAGGCATCGGAAAATTAACTTTACCGACAACTTTGAAGGCGAATCAAACTTGCATCTGGAAATGGAACGTAAAAACCGAGCCGTTTCTCTATATCAACTTCCAGGCATTCAACCTTCAGTCCAGTGTCGTTCTCACTGTGTACAATGGTCACGAAAATGACTCGAAAGCCGTCAATTGGACATTCACTGGAAAGAAAG aGCCGTTCATGCTTGCGACTGCTTCTGGTAACACAACATTTGTTCTGAAAACTGGCAATTTTTCGGTCAAGAAAATAGATCTGAGTATCTCTTATAACAACAAGA GTTGTAAGATGGGATTTCATGGAGACAATAAGCAGTTCGCCGGTCCCATTTACCCCGTAACGACGAAGTCCATGTTGAAATGCTCGTATTCCGTAATGCTGAACGACAACACTCGCAAGTTGATGATGTTCTTTACTAAACTGATTCTGAAAAAAGGATCTTTGACGATTTACAATTCAACTCATCTCATCGTAGAATACACGG AGGCAAATATGTCTAAAGCAGCCGACTTGTTTGCGCCTGAAGGTGCCACCAGTTTGGATATTAAAATAGTCCTTTCTACCAGCCAAACTCAAGTCATCGAAGGCGGATTCGTCGGTGTCAGTCCAG AATGTTCAGGAGAGGTTAATGCACCTGTCACGCTTACAAGTCCCGGATATCCGAATAAGTATTCGAACAATCTGGATTGCCGATGGATCGTTCACGCTCCTAAAAACGGCGACACGCTGCTCGCAACGTTAGAAGATGTAGATTTCGCTGATGTGAATGACCGCCTCTTTTTTAAAGACGGAATGTCGATTTCAAGTCCGTATATCACAAATTTTCACATGAACAGTGAAAAAG GTACCCTAGTCATGAGCAGTCAGACTTGTTTCTGGATTAAATTCACGACGGATGAAGTTTATACCGCAAAAGGATTCAAATTGGACATCAAAGCGAAAg AAATAGGAGGTCGAATGACGAACCCGAAAGGTTTCATAGCCGTGCCCAAACAAAAAGCCGTCAATTCCAGTGTTCATTTCAAAGTTGGATCAGATGGTACACAG ACGATGTTGAAAATATTGACAGCTGTGAACTGTTCTGTTACCTGCTACGATAATTTTCTATTGGCCGAATATAA TAAGAAAACCCTGGGGTACAAACCAATTATCAGTACTAATGAAAAGAGGCCAATGATGGTAGTTGTGACACCGAATAACGGATCCAAAACGATCAGCTTCAACGCGAGCTATGACGCGCAAACCTCAG TTGAATATGTGAACTTAAATGATGCCAGCGGTAGCATATCGCGGGAAAAGGCGTTGAATAATCTCACTTGGATAATTCATCCCAAAGCACAAG GTCATTTCATGTTGGAGTTTTCTGCGGTTACGATTCCCAACGACGGTTCTCTGACGATATCGAATTTAGCTGCCGATCAAAAACTGACAGTAAATAAGACATCAGCCGAAAGACTAATGAGAAATAAAATCCACATGAAAGCAAACAAAGGAATTCG AATCGACCTTCGACTCAAACAATCTCCGAACAAAGAGCCGTTGAGTATTCAAGCCACATATCAACTGTTATCAG GGTGTGCCGTCTATAAATCTGGCAACGATTCTGGAAATATTACAAGTCCATACTATCCATATACATATCCATTAAACACCAACTGTCTGTGGTCCTTACCATCGATGAAGACCAAATCCCTGGTATATTTATCATTCACGACACTGGAAACTCGTCAAAAATCCGACGAAGTCGCCATCCGAAGTCAGAATCGAACTTCGAATGTTTCGACCGCGATTAATGGGTTCGTCGCCGATATGGTCGTCAATTCAACGCAAGGAATGCAACTGATGTTCAGTTCATCGATGAATTTGAAGTCAAACGTCGAATACGCGAGAGGCTTTAGCGTAATGTATGACACTATCG GTTGTGGTGGAGAAGTTTACGATGATGGTAAAATCACGACTCCGAATTTTCCGAAATTGGTCGTGAAACCAGTGACATGCGTGTGGATTATACGTGTGAATACGACCGGTGCCAAAATGAATCCGGCTGCTGCGGTGGCTAATATCTCCTATCAAATTAAACATTCCAAACAAAGCAAATATTCCAG CTTGGAGATATTCGACGGAAATAACGTACAACATTCCGAGAAGATACCGGTGATATTAAACGACGGTCTAGTCGTAAAGAACTTGTCGACGTCGGATACAGTGATCGTCCGTTATCGAGCGCAGAAAAACGCTGCCGGATTCGCGTTCGAGATGAACGTCGGAAAATTTG TGTGCGGTGCTAAGAATATGTGTAAAAATGGAAAGTGTATTCACCCGGACTGGATGTGCGACGGTATCGATCAGTGCGGAGATATGACCGACGAAAAAGACTGCAGTGGACATATCATTCCACAACCCGCTACTGCTGCTGGGGGAG taTCCGTTATGGCTTTCGTGTTAAGCATGTTGGGTATAATCGTGTTGACCGTTGCTCTTACGTGTATGATGCCGACGATCTGTCGTAAACTGAAACTGCGTCAATATCGTTCGTTCAACGACCTTCTCGTTCCCGTCAACACCTAG
- the LOC141908931 gene encoding cubilin-like isoform X1 produces MIMVSVPGVCVILLAIVICSSAEEFAADGKCNVTIIKGIGKLTLPTTLKANQTCIWKWNVKTEPFLYINFQAFNLQSSVVLTVYNGHENDSKAVNWTFTGKKEPFMLATASGNTTFVLKTGNFSVKKIDLSISYNNKSCKMGFHGDNKQFAGPIYPVTTKSMLKCSYSVMLNDNTRKLMMFFTKLILKKGSLTIYNSTHLIVEYTEANMSKAADLFAPEGATSLDIKIVLSTSQTQVIEGGFVGVSPECSGEVNAPVTLTSPGYPNKYSNNLDCRWIVHAPKNGDTLLATLEDVDFADVNDRLFFKDGMSISSPYITNFHMNSEKGTLVMSSQTCFWIKFTTDEVYTAKGFKLDIKAKEIGGRMTNPKGFIAVPKQKAVNSSVHFKVGSDGTQTMLKILTAVNCSVTCYDNFLLAEYNFPSKKTLGYKPIISTNEKRPMMVVVTPNNGSKTISFNASYDAQTSVEYVNLNDASGSISREKALNNLTWIIHPKAQGHFMLEFSAVTIPNDGSLTISNLAADQKLTVNKTSAERLMRNKIHMKANKGIRIDLRLKQSPNKEPLSIQATYQLLSGCAVYKSGNDSGNITSPYYPYTYPLNTNCLWSLPSMKTKSLVYLSFTTLETRQKSDEVAIRSQNRTSNVSTAINGFVADMVVNSTQGMQLMFSSSMNLKSNVEYARGFSVMYDTIGCGGEVYDDGKITTPNFPKLVVKPVTCVWIIRVNTTGAKMNPAAAVANISYQIKHSKQSKYSSLEIFDGNNVQHSEKIPVILNDGLVVKNLSTSDTVIVRYRAQKNAAGFAFEMNVGKFVCGAKNMCKNGKCIHPDWMCDGIDQCGDMTDEKDCSGHIIPQPATAAGGVSVMAFVLSMLGIIVLTVALTCMMPTICRKLKLRQYRSFNDLLVPVNT; encoded by the exons ATGATTATGGTGTCAGTTCCCGGAGTCTGCGTTATATTACTTGCTA TTGTCATTTGTTCATCAGCTGAAGAATTTGCTGCAGATGGCA AATGCAATGTCACCATCATTAAAGGCATCGGAAAATTAACTTTACCGACAACTTTGAAGGCGAATCAAACTTGCATCTGGAAATGGAACGTAAAAACCGAGCCGTTTCTCTATATCAACTTCCAGGCATTCAACCTTCAGTCCAGTGTCGTTCTCACTGTGTACAATGGTCACGAAAATGACTCGAAAGCCGTCAATTGGACATTCACTGGAAAGAAAG aGCCGTTCATGCTTGCGACTGCTTCTGGTAACACAACATTTGTTCTGAAAACTGGCAATTTTTCGGTCAAGAAAATAGATCTGAGTATCTCTTATAACAACAAGA GTTGTAAGATGGGATTTCATGGAGACAATAAGCAGTTCGCCGGTCCCATTTACCCCGTAACGACGAAGTCCATGTTGAAATGCTCGTATTCCGTAATGCTGAACGACAACACTCGCAAGTTGATGATGTTCTTTACTAAACTGATTCTGAAAAAAGGATCTTTGACGATTTACAATTCAACTCATCTCATCGTAGAATACACGG AGGCAAATATGTCTAAAGCAGCCGACTTGTTTGCGCCTGAAGGTGCCACCAGTTTGGATATTAAAATAGTCCTTTCTACCAGCCAAACTCAAGTCATCGAAGGCGGATTCGTCGGTGTCAGTCCAG AATGTTCAGGAGAGGTTAATGCACCTGTCACGCTTACAAGTCCCGGATATCCGAATAAGTATTCGAACAATCTGGATTGCCGATGGATCGTTCACGCTCCTAAAAACGGCGACACGCTGCTCGCAACGTTAGAAGATGTAGATTTCGCTGATGTGAATGACCGCCTCTTTTTTAAAGACGGAATGTCGATTTCAAGTCCGTATATCACAAATTTTCACATGAACAGTGAAAAAG GTACCCTAGTCATGAGCAGTCAGACTTGTTTCTGGATTAAATTCACGACGGATGAAGTTTATACCGCAAAAGGATTCAAATTGGACATCAAAGCGAAAg AAATAGGAGGTCGAATGACGAACCCGAAAGGTTTCATAGCCGTGCCCAAACAAAAAGCCGTCAATTCCAGTGTTCATTTCAAAGTTGGATCAGATGGTACACAG ACGATGTTGAAAATATTGACAGCTGTGAACTGTTCTGTTACCTGCTACGATAATTTTCTATTGGCCGAATATAA TTTCCCAAGTAAGAAAACCCTGGGGTACAAACCAATTATCAGTACTAATGAAAAGAGGCCAATGATGGTAGTTGTGACACCGAATAACGGATCCAAAACGATCAGCTTCAACGCGAGCTATGACGCGCAAACCTCAG TTGAATATGTGAACTTAAATGATGCCAGCGGTAGCATATCGCGGGAAAAGGCGTTGAATAATCTCACTTGGATAATTCATCCCAAAGCACAAG GTCATTTCATGTTGGAGTTTTCTGCGGTTACGATTCCCAACGACGGTTCTCTGACGATATCGAATTTAGCTGCCGATCAAAAACTGACAGTAAATAAGACATCAGCCGAAAGACTAATGAGAAATAAAATCCACATGAAAGCAAACAAAGGAATTCG AATCGACCTTCGACTCAAACAATCTCCGAACAAAGAGCCGTTGAGTATTCAAGCCACATATCAACTGTTATCAG GGTGTGCCGTCTATAAATCTGGCAACGATTCTGGAAATATTACAAGTCCATACTATCCATATACATATCCATTAAACACCAACTGTCTGTGGTCCTTACCATCGATGAAGACCAAATCCCTGGTATATTTATCATTCACGACACTGGAAACTCGTCAAAAATCCGACGAAGTCGCCATCCGAAGTCAGAATCGAACTTCGAATGTTTCGACCGCGATTAATGGGTTCGTCGCCGATATGGTCGTCAATTCAACGCAAGGAATGCAACTGATGTTCAGTTCATCGATGAATTTGAAGTCAAACGTCGAATACGCGAGAGGCTTTAGCGTAATGTATGACACTATCG GTTGTGGTGGAGAAGTTTACGATGATGGTAAAATCACGACTCCGAATTTTCCGAAATTGGTCGTGAAACCAGTGACATGCGTGTGGATTATACGTGTGAATACGACCGGTGCCAAAATGAATCCGGCTGCTGCGGTGGCTAATATCTCCTATCAAATTAAACATTCCAAACAAAGCAAATATTCCAG CTTGGAGATATTCGACGGAAATAACGTACAACATTCCGAGAAGATACCGGTGATATTAAACGACGGTCTAGTCGTAAAGAACTTGTCGACGTCGGATACAGTGATCGTCCGTTATCGAGCGCAGAAAAACGCTGCCGGATTCGCGTTCGAGATGAACGTCGGAAAATTTG TGTGCGGTGCTAAGAATATGTGTAAAAATGGAAAGTGTATTCACCCGGACTGGATGTGCGACGGTATCGATCAGTGCGGAGATATGACCGACGAAAAAGACTGCAGTGGACATATCATTCCACAACCCGCTACTGCTGCTGGGGGAG taTCCGTTATGGCTTTCGTGTTAAGCATGTTGGGTATAATCGTGTTGACCGTTGCTCTTACGTGTATGATGCCGACGATCTGTCGTAAACTGAAACTGCGTCAATATCGTTCGTTCAACGACCTTCTCGTTCCCGTCAACACCTAG
- the LOC141908931 gene encoding cubilin-like isoform X2, with the protein MIMVSVPGVCVILLAIVICSSAEEFAADGKCNVTIIKGIGKLTLPTTLKANQTCIWKWNVKTEPFLYINFQAFNLQSSVVLTVYNGHENDSKAVNWTFTGKKEPFMLATASGNTTFVLKTGNFSVKKIDLSISYNNKSCKMGFHGDNKQFAGPIYPVTTKSMLKCSYSVMLNDNTRKLMMFFTKLILKKGSLTIYNSTHLIVEYTEANMSKAADLFAPEGATSLDIKIVLSTSQTQVIEGGFVGVSPECSGEVNAPVTLTSPGYPNKYSNNLDCRWIVHAPKNGDTLLATLEDVDFADVNDRLFFKDGMSISSPYITNFHMNSEKVMSSQTCFWIKFTTDEVYTAKGFKLDIKAKEIGGRMTNPKGFIAVPKQKAVNSSVHFKVGSDGTQTMLKILTAVNCSVTCYDNFLLAEYNFPSKKTLGYKPIISTNEKRPMMVVVTPNNGSKTISFNASYDAQTSVEYVNLNDASGSISREKALNNLTWIIHPKAQGHFMLEFSAVTIPNDGSLTISNLAADQKLTVNKTSAERLMRNKIHMKANKGIRIDLRLKQSPNKEPLSIQATYQLLSGCAVYKSGNDSGNITSPYYPYTYPLNTNCLWSLPSMKTKSLVYLSFTTLETRQKSDEVAIRSQNRTSNVSTAINGFVADMVVNSTQGMQLMFSSSMNLKSNVEYARGFSVMYDTIGCGGEVYDDGKITTPNFPKLVVKPVTCVWIIRVNTTGAKMNPAAAVANISYQIKHSKQSKYSSLEIFDGNNVQHSEKIPVILNDGLVVKNLSTSDTVIVRYRAQKNAAGFAFEMNVGKFVCGAKNMCKNGKCIHPDWMCDGIDQCGDMTDEKDCSGHIIPQPATAAGGVSVMAFVLSMLGIIVLTVALTCMMPTICRKLKLRQYRSFNDLLVPVNT; encoded by the exons ATGATTATGGTGTCAGTTCCCGGAGTCTGCGTTATATTACTTGCTA TTGTCATTTGTTCATCAGCTGAAGAATTTGCTGCAGATGGCA AATGCAATGTCACCATCATTAAAGGCATCGGAAAATTAACTTTACCGACAACTTTGAAGGCGAATCAAACTTGCATCTGGAAATGGAACGTAAAAACCGAGCCGTTTCTCTATATCAACTTCCAGGCATTCAACCTTCAGTCCAGTGTCGTTCTCACTGTGTACAATGGTCACGAAAATGACTCGAAAGCCGTCAATTGGACATTCACTGGAAAGAAAG aGCCGTTCATGCTTGCGACTGCTTCTGGTAACACAACATTTGTTCTGAAAACTGGCAATTTTTCGGTCAAGAAAATAGATCTGAGTATCTCTTATAACAACAAGA GTTGTAAGATGGGATTTCATGGAGACAATAAGCAGTTCGCCGGTCCCATTTACCCCGTAACGACGAAGTCCATGTTGAAATGCTCGTATTCCGTAATGCTGAACGACAACACTCGCAAGTTGATGATGTTCTTTACTAAACTGATTCTGAAAAAAGGATCTTTGACGATTTACAATTCAACTCATCTCATCGTAGAATACACGG AGGCAAATATGTCTAAAGCAGCCGACTTGTTTGCGCCTGAAGGTGCCACCAGTTTGGATATTAAAATAGTCCTTTCTACCAGCCAAACTCAAGTCATCGAAGGCGGATTCGTCGGTGTCAGTCCAG AATGTTCAGGAGAGGTTAATGCACCTGTCACGCTTACAAGTCCCGGATATCCGAATAAGTATTCGAACAATCTGGATTGCCGATGGATCGTTCACGCTCCTAAAAACGGCGACACGCTGCTCGCAACGTTAGAAGATGTAGATTTCGCTGATGTGAATGACCGCCTCTTTTTTAAAGACGGAATGTCGATTTCAAGTCCGTATATCACAAATTTTCACATGAACAGTGAAAAAG TCATGAGCAGTCAGACTTGTTTCTGGATTAAATTCACGACGGATGAAGTTTATACCGCAAAAGGATTCAAATTGGACATCAAAGCGAAAg AAATAGGAGGTCGAATGACGAACCCGAAAGGTTTCATAGCCGTGCCCAAACAAAAAGCCGTCAATTCCAGTGTTCATTTCAAAGTTGGATCAGATGGTACACAG ACGATGTTGAAAATATTGACAGCTGTGAACTGTTCTGTTACCTGCTACGATAATTTTCTATTGGCCGAATATAA TTTCCCAAGTAAGAAAACCCTGGGGTACAAACCAATTATCAGTACTAATGAAAAGAGGCCAATGATGGTAGTTGTGACACCGAATAACGGATCCAAAACGATCAGCTTCAACGCGAGCTATGACGCGCAAACCTCAG TTGAATATGTGAACTTAAATGATGCCAGCGGTAGCATATCGCGGGAAAAGGCGTTGAATAATCTCACTTGGATAATTCATCCCAAAGCACAAG GTCATTTCATGTTGGAGTTTTCTGCGGTTACGATTCCCAACGACGGTTCTCTGACGATATCGAATTTAGCTGCCGATCAAAAACTGACAGTAAATAAGACATCAGCCGAAAGACTAATGAGAAATAAAATCCACATGAAAGCAAACAAAGGAATTCG AATCGACCTTCGACTCAAACAATCTCCGAACAAAGAGCCGTTGAGTATTCAAGCCACATATCAACTGTTATCAG GGTGTGCCGTCTATAAATCTGGCAACGATTCTGGAAATATTACAAGTCCATACTATCCATATACATATCCATTAAACACCAACTGTCTGTGGTCCTTACCATCGATGAAGACCAAATCCCTGGTATATTTATCATTCACGACACTGGAAACTCGTCAAAAATCCGACGAAGTCGCCATCCGAAGTCAGAATCGAACTTCGAATGTTTCGACCGCGATTAATGGGTTCGTCGCCGATATGGTCGTCAATTCAACGCAAGGAATGCAACTGATGTTCAGTTCATCGATGAATTTGAAGTCAAACGTCGAATACGCGAGAGGCTTTAGCGTAATGTATGACACTATCG GTTGTGGTGGAGAAGTTTACGATGATGGTAAAATCACGACTCCGAATTTTCCGAAATTGGTCGTGAAACCAGTGACATGCGTGTGGATTATACGTGTGAATACGACCGGTGCCAAAATGAATCCGGCTGCTGCGGTGGCTAATATCTCCTATCAAATTAAACATTCCAAACAAAGCAAATATTCCAG CTTGGAGATATTCGACGGAAATAACGTACAACATTCCGAGAAGATACCGGTGATATTAAACGACGGTCTAGTCGTAAAGAACTTGTCGACGTCGGATACAGTGATCGTCCGTTATCGAGCGCAGAAAAACGCTGCCGGATTCGCGTTCGAGATGAACGTCGGAAAATTTG TGTGCGGTGCTAAGAATATGTGTAAAAATGGAAAGTGTATTCACCCGGACTGGATGTGCGACGGTATCGATCAGTGCGGAGATATGACCGACGAAAAAGACTGCAGTGGACATATCATTCCACAACCCGCTACTGCTGCTGGGGGAG taTCCGTTATGGCTTTCGTGTTAAGCATGTTGGGTATAATCGTGTTGACCGTTGCTCTTACGTGTATGATGCCGACGATCTGTCGTAAACTGAAACTGCGTCAATATCGTTCGTTCAACGACCTTCTCGTTCCCGTCAACACCTAG
- the LOC141908738 gene encoding uncharacterized protein LOC141908738 codes for MALLNAGPLQGHEDFGNENHHNQGKYLMSHDPMRRREITPSPEEAYFNSIANKEPSPSHTAYWPPQHHQHPSVYHPPHQPIHPYHNATPVSVSMQPAIPQAYGAPHKQLYQEDHQGLEKPRTVTPPLPQQKPQRKNRERVSYTRYQLEILNHIYESVKYPNTVQKQILAHRLGIKREQVKIWFQNRRRKDIVAQKYTNNGVPIPVKLQPKQDENSVVPVDVKGSMLKELLDNQDDNSSFTGAMNYNHIRREADVIREDPKPEAPRFNGINPAALPAANCFEPIPRNIYDSSSMDGSQIGVPRMAPASQLGHLENERQVSPRVSPVLDGQIDVQQHELHNTDIDSLPIGHRTASYPVPPSRPESELSNHSQHSGSELRVGECQPPPNVTISKSEPFRHLYPPTQIDLALDLKNRQFDTSPNNNPQADYRSDMCNSRDSSPTLSNSDQQSQPSPNDGDRDGIVDHQQPATSPVSLLDESIDRDSTKDDAADENKSQTPEARLDSMPTDRNPIFSQTTQNPHQQPGHFPSYGHPGFSPYMSHHPSFMGGYYSAYPPNFAPDMMNYLLAQGAYGGMPSMGSPYRHPQMLPRHEPPPLDSVPDSKRIKLMDHSVTTQSPFRADPPILMGSNPRLNTSPYQTDMYPVVSSSNPFYPSAPKTPTSVEHSDSDSNQGGD; via the exons ATGGCCCTATTGAACGCAGGCCCGCTTCAGGGCCACGAAGATTTTG GGAACGAAAATCACCATAATCAGGGGAAATACTTGATGAGCCACGATCCAATGAGACGTCGTGAAATTACTCCTTCACCCGAGGAAGCATATTTCAACAGTATCGCTAACAAGGAACCGTCCCCTAGTCACACTGCTTACTGGCCTCCGCAGCATCATCAGCATCCATCTGTATACCATCCCCCGCATCAACCAATTCATCCTTATCACAATGCAACTCCAGTCAGTG tGTCGATGCAGCCAGCTATCCCTCAAGCATACGGCGCGCCTCACAAGCAGCTCTACCAGGAAGACCACCAGGGATTAGAGAAACCTCGCACTGTCACTCCGCCGCTACCTCAACAGAAACCGCAGAGAAAAAACCGCGAACGCGTCAGCTACACGAGATATCAACTCGAAATACTCAACCACATTTATGAAAGTGTGAAGTATCCGAACACCGTCCAGAAGCAGATTTTAGCTCATCGATTGGGAATAAAACGGGAACAAGTAAAG ATCTGGTTTCAAAATCGTCGTCGGAAGGACATCGTAGCGCAGAAATACACCAACAACGGAGTACCAATTCCGGTGAAATTACAACCGAAACAAGACGAAAACTCGGTCGTACCCGTCGACGTGAAGGGAAGCATGTTGAAAGAATTGCTCGATAACCAAGATGACAATAGTTCTTTTACGGGTGCCATGAATTATAACCATATACGAAGAGAAGCCGATGTGATTAGAGAAGATCCAAAACCTGAAGCACCTCGGTTCAATGGAATCAACCCTGCGGCATTACCGGCTGCCAATTGTTTTGAACCGATTCCTCGAAATATCTACGATAGTAGCTCGATGGATGGGTCGCAGATTGGTGTGCCACGAATGGCTCCTGCCTCGCAACTTGGACACTTAGAAAACGAGCGCCAAGTTTCACCGAGAGTCTCTCCAGTACTCGATGGACAGATAGATGTCCAACAACATGAACTACACAATACCGATATAGACAGTTTGCCTATTGGACACAGAACTGCTTCATACCCGGTGCCACCATCACGACCTGAATCGGAGCTCTCCAATCATTCTCAGCATTCTGGTAGTGAACTGCGAGTTGGGGAGTGTCAACCGCCTCCGAATGTTACTATAAGTAAATCCGAACCTTTCAGGCATCTATATCCACCAACTCAAATCGATTTAGCTTTGGACCTAAAGAATAGACAGTTCGACACCAGTCCAAACAATAATCCTCAAGCCGATTATCGTAGTGACATGTGTAACAGTCGCGACAGCTCGCCGACCTTGTCCAACTCAGACCAGCAGTCTCAGCCTTCTCCGAACGACGGTGATCGCGATGGAATCGTCGATCACCAGCAACCAGCTACGTCACCTGTATCATTACTAGATGAATCGATCGATAGAGATTCGACGAAAGATGACGCGGCTGATGAAAACAAGTCTCAAACACCGGAGGCAAGATTGGATTCGATGCCAACCGACCGTAATCCAATATTCAGTCAAACAACCCAGAACCCGCACCAACAGCCCGGTCACTTTCCCTCGTACGGGCATCCCGGATTTTCTCCATACATGAGTCACCATCCGTCGTTTATGGGCGGTTATTACAGCGCTTACCCTCCGAATTTCGCTCCCGATATGATGAACTATCTACTCGCGCAGGGGGCCTACGGAGGAATGCCGTCGATGGGTTCACCGTATCGTCACCCGCAGATGCTACCACGACACGAGCCCCCGCCACTCGACTCAGTACCGGACAGTAAGCGTATCAAACTGATGGATCACAGCGTAACGACGCAATCTCCGTTCAGAGCTGATCCCCCGATCCTGATGGGTTCTAATCCACGACTGAACACATCCCCTTACCAAACAGACATGTACCCAGTTGTGTCATCTTCGAATCCGTTTTATCCGAGTGCGCCTAAAACCCCGACTAGCGTTGAGCACTCGGATTCTGATAGCAATCAAGGTGGCGACTAA